The region ggttggatggatttaataataaggatagagattgtttggtgtttggttagagggatAAGGATATGTAAAGTTTTGGATAtccatttttaaatgtttggaTGAGTGGATATGGGAGTGGTATGATAACCTTATCCATGAGGAGGTGAAATTAcccttttatttaattaataattttttaaaatttttaaaattgtttaattaaattcaattatagtggatgattaaaaaaatttatttttaaaatattttaagtaagtatttgatttaaataacagatattaaataatactttGGGGATTGGATAAAAAGTGATTTGCAATTAATtagtttcaattaattaatttcaagtaaTTAATGATTACTTAtgtaatgagtttatatattcAACTTGTTAATGAGAGATTGGTCTGTTAATGGAGACAAATCTACCTGCCCCTAtgctcaattaaaaaaaaaaaaaattacagtagCCATTAATTTTAATCTTGAAAACATGTTAATGATTAGTAACCATTTTAAATCACTTGAATTGTGGAGTTCTTGACGTAGCTCATGTCATCGTTGCCACCattcatgtaaaaaaattgcTCAACTTGCATAATATTGGTCTTTGATGTTATATACTTATGTGACATGTATAATACGGAGCTACTGTTTTTGGTACCTATGGTATGAGTCTATTAGATGAGGAGTGAGCTCTTTATATAGGAAAGGCCCGAAAGGGAGTTATTTTAGTatgagttttttaattaatttgaatgaaaCACATGCACTTAATTATGTAATAAATAGGTACTTAAAACATTAAATGTCAATTTGCCCTTTGATccatttaatataatttgtcattACGAGGTCCCTGCATTTTAACATATTGTTAAATATAAGTCActccctctaatataatttgtccttAGGAGGTCCTCAGGAGGGACTTACATTTCACTATATGTCAAAATACATGGACCTCCTAGAGATAAAATATATTAGAAGGATCAAAGgggtaaattaattatattaaaaggaCTAAATATAGTATTACACCTTAAAACTATGCCATGTGTTTGATAGGTTTGATAGAAACTAAGGATACTTTTGGTTCACGGAATGAGAATGGAAAGGGAATGAGAAAGGTAATGGTAATTATACTGTAGGAATATATTTAGGAATGAgaattgtgtttggttggagcaATATTTCATTTGGAATGAAAGAAATTTAAGAtgagaatattaaaaaaattacttttatacccttAATACACATAAATCcgattaatgataaataaatttttttatctaaagaatattttgaatattattattaaaaataattattataattaaatattcacattaaatatctcattttaattcattattattttattgggtaaaaatgtcattttacttttattattgtaattatatataataaattaattttaattatttaattttataaattttatttaattaaatatttagaggGGCAAAAGTGTCATTTCCAAAGTTAATACTATTTATTCCTTCCCAACAGTGTCATTCCCTCCTATTTTGGGTGGAATATATATGCCCCTAGAGTACCACTATTCATTATCTATACATTCCGTTTCCATTCTAATAGTTGTGTATCTGAACATGGGTAtaaaccaaggttgtcagacccgggcCGACCACATGGCCGgcttgtcagacccggaccggccgggccggttcaaccggaaaaaccgggaaccgaccatgtggccggcccgggtataccccattgacccgggtattaaaaaacccggtgttaacccggtgacccgggcggttcaactgggaaccggttgacccgaccgggtcaatcgggtcacaatgtttaatttttttttttacaatatttaataatttattattattttctcattagaaaccacaaaatcgtgtatatttattaatattaatttataatttataatcaataaatagaattacaatatatatatattataaacataccaacaaaaattaacatttaaaaataaaatatattaatgtgttatgtaaatactttctaaaaatttaatttattaagaaaataaaacaataaatgagtgtaattttattataaaaatataaaattaaagtattctaattaaataaaaaatataagaaaatttaaaataaaataaaaactcaattgagatataagaattagtgaattaatttcttatttattttaacaaaatcaaccaataaacaaataaataaataaataacaccgagagaagtttgataattatatattaatatattaaatttgtaaatatttaaaaaatataaaaataaatgacataattagaaaactctattgtatataaggtcatttatcaatttaaatatcaaatttgagtaggtttttataatataattatgggtttaatattatattttctcattattaattattataatattttttatatttaattattgaccccggttcaaccccggttcgacccgatcgaacccattgacccctgacccctgggcttagccgggtcattgcccgggccgggtctgacaaccttggtatAAACTACTATTGACAATGATTCCCATTCTAACCGTGTTTATTATCTCCATCCAAACACATCCGTCCTTCCCTCTCTTAGATTACTTAAAAACTTAGAAAATAACAATCTTGCAACTATGAAATGGAAGGACTTGGCAAAATAATAAAGCAAGAACTAAGTATGCAAGAACATAAGTAAATATACAAGCAAGAAGATGAGGAGAAAACTCTCTTGCATATTAATGCTTGTAATGAAGCAGTCTTATGTGTTTTTAAAAGTTGTTATCAGGGATTTATTTATCCCTCCACCTAATAAATTAAGGGTTAGGGTGAATTTAACCCAAAGGCTCAAACGAGAGGGTAAGTGTTATCCACCCCACTAATTCATCTCACCGATCCACACCGACTCTTTGTACACCTACCACCGTGTCAtttcaaaaaaatcatttcaaggAAGAGAAATTCATGCTTACGGTACAATTAGGTACACTCTTTCATGAGTTGAAAGACTGCAGAACCATTGTCTGGTGCTTAATTACAAGTAATGTGGCAAACAATATTGGAATGCATGTGAACCATGTGGAGATTCAATTGATAGTTTGGAATAATTGAAGACTATATGATTTAGATGAGACATGTCTtcatttgattgattgaacAATTCTTTGGGTTTCAATCCAAAATTTCTTTAATTTCCACACTAAAGTTTCCATGGGAGTACTCTTGACAAAAAATAAGTAGCGTTTAGATTACGTTAGATTGaattattgaatgattttatCTTAAATGGTAGTATATTTATGAGAATATATTATactgaaaataataaaaattatttaaatattataacattaaataatttgttatttatatgataAAGATGTATGATgagcatttttgtttttttttttaaaaaataaataaaccactccaaatagaacaaaaaaaaagcaacaatcCTCCACTAACCATAAGCAGAGGAAACAAGAACAAACAACACCCAACCACTAGAAGTGGAAATACAACCCAAAAGAAAAGGCACAGAGGAAAAAACTTCAACATAAAACAGAAACAAATGACCCGCATAGACAGAGGCGGTTCAGGTAGTTGAAGAAGTCTCACAAAATAATCCCACACCTTCTTTTCTGGAGATTCTCAAAGAAAAGAATCTTATTTTTTCCACACAAGTTAGTTATAAATGTTGATTTTTCTTGAGCAAGAGTTACACCAAAAGAACCTCGCAACCGAACATCGCATCCCTCCATCATTAAGAAAATTGTAAAATGACTTTAACGAGAAGGAACCATTTGTTGTAAGCATCCACCTTTTCTTATCCCCCAATTCCCAACCAGCGCCCCTAAGCATTCTCTGTAAGACAAAATATCCAAGTTCTCCACGAATTGTGCCATTAGGGTGCATATTATCTATGAATTCATCCGGCCATAAATACATGTGGGTGCCCTTCCATTGAGCCATCAGTCTTTCCATAATAGAGACTCCGTTCTCGTGTTGATGCCATGCAAAGTGCAACCTCTTAGAGCCGGTAAACAACTAGAaactcctttaaaaaaaaagaaatcttgCTTGTTTGTCTAGGGAGCGTATTCCATCTGGATACACCATAACTAAATTGAACCACCTCCGCACCACAACAAGTGGGATCTGTCATGAATTTCCGCCACCATTTCCCTAGAAGCACCTCATTGAAACTATGCAGATCCAAAATGCCCCAATCTCTTGGTCGCGAGACTAACATAGGTTCTTCCAACAAACCAAATAATAGCTCTGATCGATGGTCAATATCTGATGCTGAGCACAAAAAATCTCTCCTGacatgatcaattttttttatgacccAACACGGTAGCCTAATGATGGACATTCAATAAGTTGAGACGGTAGATAGAATCGAATGAGCATTTTCATCTGGTGAAAGCTAAAGGAGAGCTTAAATGAAAAgtccaaaaaatacaaatataaaacaaaatctgGAAAAACTGAGATAAATTTTGGCGTGTAATACAGTCGGTAGGCACACCAGTTTGACAAAACTTAATAATGTGCAGagtttggaggaaattttttttttttataaaattaatttgggTGTTAGTTGGTTTTTGTAGTTTGGAACATGTGTTTATAagtttataatttgtttcttttcaatgttggataaatattgattttaatttataattttttttttacaaaatcgaCAAGTGATAATACATAGTATAAACGGGTAGTTACTAGCAGAACTCTTACAAGAGATTCAAAAAGTGAATTTTAATCTGAGAGGTTCGAACTCGCGACCTTTCAATCATAAGCACGGGTAGTTACTATTGAGGTAGCCCACTGTTcctaatttgtatttttaaattgaacTATGTTATCATATTAATCActtaaatttatcaataataaataatttttaataattaaaatcagatctgtagtttttaaaattttgctaAATAATCATTCCTATCTCAGTTAAACTCAAGAGGAAGAAGCCAATGCTTTGTTAACACTAATGATTTGCCTAAGAAAGACGATGTATCTAACACGAGCACGGCaatgacaattcaaaacaatGACCTTTGTAAAGATGACTGATTGTCTTGTGATAGAGACTAGTTTCTTATTTGAATCCTACATCATGAATATCTACCTTCATTGATTAGTTGGAGATAAATTAGTCCttttattgatatattataatCTTAATCagattttatatagatatcACTTTGTTATTATTGAATGATagcttaatattttaattcaaacatTCATTCAAACATACAGAGAAATGATAAATAAGTGAGAgacaaattaaacattttctTAAATCAACTTGATAGGTAAATTAAACAGTAGTTAGCTATAGAACGCAAGTGTGTTTGTTGATTGAATGATAAAGTGTGTTAAGAAATAGAGGTATCGGTCCGCATGGGACTAGAGAGTACCAATATTGATTCTAAACCTGAAAATTAACCTAATCAAAATAGTGGAGTGAAAGTGTAAGAATGAAAACTAGAAATCAAACACACTAGAAAATACGGCTAAACAAGCATGAAAGAGGGGTGTCTAGGCATAGACTTCCTTTAGGATTTGATAGGTCAGAGGCAATGGTTGAAtaaatttttgcaatttaattgaACCGCGAAAAATCCTAAAACATGCTATCCTCTTTCTCAAGGTGAATAGCAATTGATCCCATACCGTGCTGATGTGGCAGTTGACACGGGGAAGAAGTGCACATGTGGAGAAATTGCTAATGATAAATGTGGCAACCTCCATAAGTGTGGATGGCGTGGAATCCACCATCCATATTATTGAATTTTCGCCGAAAAACCCCAACAACCTCACCGGTATGATCAAATTAAATGTTTATAGCTCACTTaatttgatatgtttttaatgttggtgcttaaattgaaatatgataaaaagtTAATTAGTGCTCAACCAATAAAATTACCTCATAATTATGCTTGGTATAACTTTTGCTTATGTCATAGTTTAATGCACCCGTAAGTTCCAAACACCCAAACATTAGAGGGACTGAATCTTTGGCGAAGAAGTCCTACCCTCACCCATGAGGAGCACGATCACAGAAGAACAAGAGAAGCTACGGACTACCTCCCATTGTCTGTTTTTGAATCTATGTTCAAATTTTCTTTGCTTATTTTAtgcttttcattattttgatttttttaattttatgaataaattgttcTCTGATAGGGGAGGTGagaaactaaaaaaacacaCTGGGATGCTCACAGAGCCACACACCACTTCTTCGCttaattcattcaaaaatagaagacacaTACATAAACATACACCCTCAAAATAAACACAACTGTAATTCATTATTACTTTCGTACAAATACTTCATATTATGTACCGTTTGATAATAAACTTAACATGACACCGGCCTCCAAAAGTTAATGCACAGGATGGATTCCACGTTTGCATGCTCCAAACTCCAACATAAATGCAACTGATCcacttttgtaaatattatatatggtttaaatctgaaaacactctcgcataaaatgaaattatttctACTTAATCTTCTGAACAAAAGCGCAAATGTTGATAAGCCCACCGTCAGGATACTTAGAGAAGTACCCTTCCATCAAGCTACTATACCTCTCAAACAGTTCATCCATTATTTCTGCTCCAAAGTGACTCACAAATAATGATTCTGAGCCTGCCCTCATGCTCTTGACCGTTCTTTGAGCAGTGGTTGCATTCTCTTCAACCTTACAATGTTCACAGGCATGATCTCTTGCTTCACCCCATCCAACATCAAACATCCTTATGCTTTTTATGGCAAACGATCCTTCTCTTTTGATAGCATTCTTCACTTCCTTTGAAGTAGGTGCGTAGAATGGCAGATTAAACGAATCTATTTTCTCCGTCTCCACAATGCCCTGCATGCATGCATCATAGACAACGTACGTCTTCGTGTGAgagtgcatgcatgcattcatgTATCCATGTATATATTCATGGATCCAtgaagatgtatatatatatatatatacatacctgGGAGGCCATATCCATGAGTGCTTGTGCCAAGAGCTCCCAGTGGAGGTAGATACCTTCAACAGAGGGATCTTCATCTTTCCTTGCAACCAGTGTAAACACCATGCAACCATCGTGAATCAGTTCTTCAGCTCGGCATTTGAGAAACTGCGAGAAATCTCTCTCGAACTGTTTGGTGTATGCCTCTAATACAAAAGGAGGACTTGTTTTGGAGATGCTTACATTTCCTTTGTTTAGCCCGTTTTGGAGCTCCAGAGGAACCTATGATGCCAAATGGTAGGCTTGTTTAATTTGTCCTCTTATTGGTTAAGTGTTAGATCAGAAACTTCTAATAAAACCATTTTTAGCTACCTATGAACAAGACCGAAACAGAAAATATATGATCGTTTTCATGATCTCGAAAAGAAAAGTTGACCTGAGAAAGCCAGTGGAGGCATGTGGAAGAGTGGACAAAATGAATTGTCTGGGTGGGAAACAAGCGGCCATAGAATGAACCAGGAGCCACTGAGATGAAACAAGGGTGACTCCTTTTGAAGTCTTCAAATGATCCAATGAGTCCATTGAAATCATTGCTTGGTAGGTCATTCAACATTATATGAATCTCTGGCAATGACTTCTGGTTGAGCTCCTTGCACACTGACTCCACTGCATCAATGGCATCAGAGACTGCAACCAAGGTATTAGGTCCTGAAGAACAACCTAAGTCTGCAATGGTCATGACCTTAGGAGAGGATGTGTTCTTGAATGCTTCCATCATTGCTCTTTCCCTCTCTGTCTTGGTCAATGGTTGTATCAAACTCTGCAAAATATACTAGAAGTCGTTACACGCGCGCGCGCACGAACGCACAAATTTTTTATGTAAGGAGATCGAAAGAGTAAATCACTTGGATTGTGGAGTTCTTGGCGTAGCTCATGTCATCGTTGCCACCATTCATGTGAAGAACTTGCTCAACTTCCATGTTGGCCCTTGAAATTGTGTAATATAAGGAGCAATTGTTTTGGTACCTATGAAAATTATGATATGAGATGACGAGTGGGTTCTTTATATAGGGAAGCAAGGCATGTTAGTTTTAATATGagtttttaatcaatttaaataattaatttaaatgaaacaTGTGCACTTAATTAGTACATAGGTATAAAGAACCTGGAATGATTGTTATAACTTATAACTACGTTATCATGTGTTAGATAGGTTTTAGTCGAATGAATATTAGGCATCTCTAACTATGATCCCAAATTCTAAATTTGGGGTCATAATTATTAGCTAAAATCCATCCCAAATATTACttcaaatttgaagtttgggAGTGgatgaccccaaatttggggtttaTTTGTGATCCCAAACTTGAGGTCCcacacatatattatttttttaattaatattttttttatttttattattgtaattaaaattataaagttaataattcatgaatataattataagtagtcAATTTTTACTTACaatattaatgaattaatttcttgtacaattaattatttaataataaaattgttaaatcaattaatttatgataaatttattaaattgaaatagttaaaaatatattataaacaatGAAAGGCACATGCACTatgaatttaaaacaaaatacattcataataatattgataatacTGCATAAATAAACAAAGCCATTAAATAGccttaataaaaactaatgcaatgtaaaattaattaaattattgttaaaagtaattaatttcaagtattttttgattaaacagtaataataataataaaaggatgTGTAAGGAATATTTTCGAAAATATACTTTTTTGGGGTAAAATTTGGGGTTTGGGGTTGGAgtataatttactgtagtaaaatcaaATTTAGGATTTCGGGttgtgggttggagatggcctaaCTCTCAATGAAGAGAAATTCATGGTTAGAATCTTCCAGGCAGGTGTTATCaattactcaaattttttttagtggataaaccatatatttatttgaagaaaaatagagTACATTTGCTGTGAGGGGCAAAATGGAAGTGCAAGATAACCCACTAGTCGTGGAACAAACAAAGCAGAAGAGGAAAATAACATAGAGCGTccccaagaaaaatacaagagcATCATCTGTCCCTACAGGTCAACTCTAGCTAGCAAACAAAATTGTAAGGACTCTGTTGGTGCTATCAATCATCTCTTTGGGGTTGCTCAGCTCACCTCCTCTAATGTCCCTGAACTCTATGCTCCTCTTAACTGCGTTGACTAGATCCTCTAACGTTTGTCTCTTCTGTTCATGTACTACAAAGATCCAgggtaaaaataagtaatcaatCTTTACAATTaaagagagaaatgagagaaaaacataataaaaaatgcGCCTATTTTATTCAAGCCAAACAGTCTTAATGATAGCTCTAGCTAGGGTGTCCCAGGTTTCTTTGAGTGGTCCTATAAGATGGGCTCCTCAAGGCCTCCACATATCGTGTAGGGAGTGAGTGAGGTGGTTAATGGCTAGGCTCTTACCGAAGTGTTCCCAAATACGTGCAACAATAGGCAGTAGATGAGTAAATGATCATTTGTTTCGATAGCCACATAATAGAACACACATGTAGTAATTGAGAGTATGTTGCAGCTTCTTTAATTTGGTGAGATTTTCTTGAGTATCATGTTATCTCATGCTAACCACACAAAGGCCTTAACCTTTATAGGACAAAAATCCATGCCAAATAGAAGTGTTGGTCCCACAATGAATCCCTCTATTTACTAAAgagttgaaatatttaattgagAAGGTTCCATTGGGAGCGAACCTCCATTTTTTCATGTCCCTAGTCTTATTGTTGTTTAGGAGTAAGATTATCGAGTGAGGGGTCTATGTCTCTCAATTCAGACAGAAACACGCGTGATGGTgggttttgttaaaaataattgaattgcAAAATCAATTGTCCACATCAGTTTTCCTCTGTGAGGATCTTCCACCCCGTTTACTTAGCAAGGCTAGGTTGAACTGTGAGAGATTTAGAAATATCCATTCTCCTTGGTTTCTAGATTGACAAAGGCATTTCCAGCTGACTAGCCTACAACTGGTCTTGTCTAGATTCGATCCTCGTCACAAAAAATCTCGACAGATTCGATCAATTTCCCTAGTGACCCAAATAGAGAGTTTGTAAATTAATCGACATCAAATAAGTGTAAATAGTTGTAAAGACTGTACATGTTTGCATTGTCTTCATCCTCTGTTTCATCCGAGGTTACTTCAAAGCTCCAATGCTTATAATGGAGAAGGATCCTTCAGTCTCTATGGCATGTTTCATTTCCTCTAAAGATGGTATATAGAATGGTGCATTGCATAAATctatcttctccttctccacaaCACCCTTCAATATGAACTTTTGTAAGTGGGTCAAGGCTAAAAGCAAAAAaactgatttaatttttttttatttaaccttAATTAACTAATCTAATTTAAGAGAGGTTAATTGACTCAACATGTCAAGAGATTTTAATCTTTCCATTATTTTCtatccaaaataataaataaataaatagggataataaatatgaaaaacaagaaaatgatcTTAGAGGCCAAGTCCATGTGTGCTAGTGCCATGATCTCCCACATGTAGCAGTTCTCCACATCAGTGTGATATGAATTCCTACTAATGCTCTACGATGTCAAGACCATGTTACCACCAGTAACTAGTTTTTTCACCACGACACTTGAGAAACAATGAGAAATCTCTCTAGAACTGCTTACTATATGCTTCTAAAACACAAGGAGGACTTGCTTTTGAAGTGCATAGCTTTTTTCTGTTTATCTTCACATTCTCTTTCATTTTGAAGATCGATCCAGAGGAACCTGTATAATTAATCTGCAGAAATTTAGAAATAttgcaaggatatatatatatatatatatatatatatcacaattaattaattaagcaaaTAGAACTAACCTGAGAGAGCCAATGAAGACTCAGTAGCTCCAATGCCTCAATAGCGTTCATGCAAATGTCTTTTACATTGCATGCAACCAAGGGAGAACCCAAAATGAACTCTGGTGTACCAAATTTTAAACTTATGCAAGCTAACCGTATAATTTACATCCGGCCTCACTTCCCCAAATCAGGTGGAGCTTAACCAGCTCCAACTCAATATGACTGAACCAAGTCTTCAAAAGGTCCACCTAGTTCACACTCTTCAAACTAATAGGCCAAAATCTACTCATTCAAATGGGCATGAGCCCAATTCTTCTCAAACAAATGGGTCTGTTTCCAAATTTACACCCTCTCTGCCTAAAAATGTTAATCACCTCATGTTTGCTGACGACTTAATCCTTATTACCAAGGCTTCTAGAATCTCAGCCAGAAACATTCTTTTTTGCCTTAATCTCTATAGTTCTCTTACTGGGCAAAGGCCGAACCTCAACAAATCTGCAATTTACCTGCCTAGTTGGTTCAGTAAACGTGTCTCAAACTCTATAGCTGccattttaaacattaaacttggGTCTTTCCCTTTCACTTATTTGGGAGCCCCGATTGCTCCCTNNNNNNNNNNNNNNNNNNNNNNNNNNNNNNNNNNNNNNNNNNNNNNNNNNNNNNNNNNNNNNNNNNNNNNNNNNNNNNNNNNNNNNNNNNNNNNNNNNNNNNNNNNNNNNNNNNNNNNNNNNNNNNNNNNNNNNNNNNNNNNNNNNNNNNNNNNNNNNNNNNNNNNNNNNNNNNNNNNNNNNNNNNNNNNNNNNNNNNNNNNNNNNNNNNNNNNNNNNNNNNNNNNNNNNNNNNNNNNNNNNNNNNNNNNNNNNNNNNNNNNNNNNNNNNNNNNNNNNNNNNNNNNNNNNNNNNNNNNNNNNNNNNNNNNNNNNNNNNNNNNNNNNNNNNNNNNNNNNNNNNNNNNNNNNNNNNNNNNNNNNNNNNNNNNNNNNNNNNNNNNNNNNNNNNNNNNNNNNNNNNNNNNNNNNNNNNNNNNNNNNNNNNNNNNNNNNNNNNNNNNNNNNNNNNNNNNNNNNNNNNNNNNNNNNNNNNNNNNNNNNNNNNNNNNNNNNNNNNNNNNNNNNNNNNNNNNNNNNNNNNNNNNNNNNNNNNNNNNNNNNNNNNNNNNNNNNNNNNNNNNNNNNNNNNNNNNNNNNNNNNNNNNNNNNNNNNNNNNNNNNNNNNNNNNNNNNNNNNNNNNNNNNNNNNNNNNNNNNNNNNNNN is a window of Dioscorea cayenensis subsp. rotundata cultivar TDr96_F1 chromosome 5, TDr96_F1_v2_PseudoChromosome.rev07_lg8_w22 25.fasta, whole genome shotgun sequence DNA encoding:
- the LOC120260163 gene encoding jasmonate O-methyltransferase-like, which codes for MEAFKNTSSPKVMTIADLGCSSGPNTLVAVSDAIDAVESVCKELNQKSLPEIHIMLNDLPSNDFNGLIGSFEDFKRSHPCFISVAPGSFYGRLFPTQTIHFVHSSTCLHWLSQVPLELQNGLNKGNVSISKTSPPFVLEAYTKQFERDFSQFLKCRAEELIHDGCMVFTLVARKDEDPSVEGIYLHWELLAQALMDMASQGIVETEKIDSFNLPFYAPTSKEVKNAIKREGSFAIKSIRMFDVGWGEARDHACEHCKVEENATTAQRTVKSMRAGSESLFVSHFGAEIMDELFERYSSLMEGYFSKYPDGGLINICAFVQKIK